CGCTCGTAGCCGTCGTGGTCGTATCCCTGAACGCGAGCGATCAACTCATGGCGCGAGAACACCCTGCCCGGGCGCGAAGCCAGCGCAAGCAACAAGTCGAACTCACTGCGAGTCAACTGCACCAACTCGCCGCCCACTTCCACCTCGCGCGTGTCGCAGTCGATCGAAAGCTTGCCCTCATCGAATCGCAAACGCTCGGCAGGACGGGCCACGCTTGCGCGGCGGAGCACCGCCTCGACGCGGGCCACAAGCTCTCGTGGGCTGAACGGTTTCGTCAGGTAGTCGTCGGCGCCGAGCCGCAACCCCGCGACTCGGTCGTCCTCCCCGGCCTTGGCGGTCAGCATGATGATGGGCACCGCCGACATCTGCCGCAGCGACCGCGCGATTTCCTCGCCGGAGAGATCCGGCAGCATCAGGTCGAGGATGACGAGATCCGGCATCGAGCGCATCGCCGTTTCAAGCGCGCGCGCGCCGGTTTCGGCGAGCAGCACTGCGTAACCCTCTCGTTCGAGATACGAGCGGACGATGTCGCGGATCTTGCGCTCGTCATCTACGACGAGAACCGTTGCACTACCCATAAGCGATCGGACCGGCGTGTTTCAGGAGTTCACGCCCGCCCTAGTGTTCAAACGATGCGGGACGGCACACAGTTGCGCAAGGGGGCACCGGCCCCCGCGAAGCGGGCCGGATGCCCCTATGTCCTCAATGCGACTCGGACATCAGTGAGCGTGATGTCCGCTCCCGTCGGGACCCAACAACGCCTCCGCGAGCGCCGCGGCTTCCTCGTCTCCAAGCCGGTCGAGCAGCGGGACGTAGACCTCTTCCTCCTTGACGAAATGCACACCCAACAGGGCTTCCAAGCCGATGAGCGCGCGCGCGGCTTCCTCGCGAACTGCAGGGGACGGCGCCTCCGCCGCGAGCGCTGCGAGACGGTCGATTCGCTCGGTGATCGCGCGATGGTCGATCTGCATCGTGCGTGTCGCGCCTCCGACCGCCCGCAGGACCTTCTCGACTGCCGGGTAAAGCAGTTCCTCTTCCGCGCGAGCGTGCGGCAACAGGCCCCCGCGCAGAAACGACACGGCTGCGTTCAGGCGCGCGCCCAGTTCGCGGTCATCAAGCGAAGGAATGTCGCGGGAGAGCGCACCGAGGGCTTCGATCTCACCATGGAGGTGCTCGTGCTCGGCGTGTACCGCCTCGCCCAGACGGTGCCCCGCGCTGTGTTCGGCGACATACGGCCAGGGCTCTCCCCCGACGACTCGCGCGTGGTCGGCCTCGGTCGGCGGCGGCGATACGACGTGCAGGACCACCAAGCGCCCTTCCCGCGCGCGCACGCCGCGCTTAACGCCGGCCGGCGCAACCACAACGTCGCCGGCGCGAACGTGGTGGATCTTGTCTCCGACAAGCACGTCGCCGGTCCCCTCCAGCACCGTCAGCGCAAGGTCCACCCGGGGTTCGTGCAGCGGGATCTGTTGCCCCGGTTCGAACGCCGCGAGCACGACCTTGAAGTGCTCGGTCGCATACAGCAGCTTCGGCGTGAATCCCTCGGAGCGGTACTCCGCCAAGTCCGCTCCCCTGCCTACGATTCCTTCCGACATCTCGTACCTCCGTATTTCCGACTCATGTGGTATTTATACTTTGTGGGGTGTAAAATCAAGCCATGGCCTCGAAGAAGCAGTACCTAGAACCCACGACCGCCGCACACCGCGCGCTCGCGCACGCCAGTCGAGTGCGAATCCTTCGCGCCCTGCGAACGGCCGACCACCCTATGGATGCGCGAGAAGTCGCCGAAGAAGTGGGGCTGCACCACAACACCGTGCGTGCTCACCTCGACGTGCTCGTCGACGTCGAACTGGTCGAGAAGACTCCCGAAGAACGCGACGTTCCCGGGCGGCCGCGCATGGTGTACCAGGCGGTGCCTGAGGAGATCCCGATTGGCAGCCGCGGTGAATACCGGCTGCTCGCAGAGATCCTCGCAAGCTATCTGCGCTCAATCGTGACCAACCCCGCAGCCGCAGCCGAGGAAGCCGGACGCGCGTGGGGCGGCTACCTGACGGAGCGTCCCGCCCCCTTCCAGCAAGTGACCGCGCCCGAGGCGATCGGTCGCGTCGCAAAGATGTTCATCGATCTCGGATTCGAGCCGGAGATCCGGGAAAGCGGCGACCACAAGACGATCCTGCTGCACCGCTGTCCGTTCCGCGATGTCGCTCACAGCAACCCCGAAGTCGTTTGCTCGATCCACCTCGGGCTGCTCCGCGGACTGCTCGAGCAAGTCGGCGCACCGATCTGGGTAACCGACGTGCAACCGTTTGTGAAGCCGTCGCTATGCCTGGTTCATCTCGGCGAACGCGAGAGGAAGCCCGGTGCTTGACAAACTCCGCGAGGTGATCGACCCCGAGATCGGCGTCAACATCGTGGATCTCGGACTCGTGTACGAATGCGAAGCGGACAAAGGACACGCCGTGGTCACCATGACATTGACCACGGCCGCGTGTCCGATGGGCCCGTACCTGTTGGACACAGTCGAGGGCGTGCTGCTTCGCCAGCCCGGAATCGAGTCCGCCGAGGTCCGTGTGGTCTGGGACCCGCCTTGGACCCCATCGATGATGTCGGATGCCGCGCGCGCGCAACTTGGCTGGAACGGCTGACCTCCGGCGCGCGCGCCTACCGGCCGTCGCGCTGGCAGCGATCGCGATTCTTGCCGGCATGTGGGCTGGACTCGCGCGCCTCGGATGGGTTCCCCTCACTCCCGGATCGTGGCTGCCCGGAGTCCACGGGCTCCTCATGGCGCTCGGCGGTCTCGGGACACTGATCGCGCTGGAGCGCGCGGTTGCCCTCGGCCGGGCGTGGGGATACGTCGCTCCGGCCGCGGCTGCCGCCGGAGCCCTCTGCCTGGTTGCCGGAGCGCCGGCGCGCCTTGCGGCATCGCTGCTCACCGTCGCGGGCCTCGCGCTGGTTGCGATCTTCGCTCAGATCATGCGCATCCAACCCTCGATGCACACCGCGGTCATGACGCTTGCGGCAACAGCGTGGCCGGTATCCACGCTGTTGTGGATGCGGGGATGGCCCATCTCGCGCATGGTTCCGTGGCTCACCGGTTTCCTGGTGCTCACCGTTGCCGCCGAGCGCGTCGAGTTGGCGCGCGTCGTGCGTCTAACCTCGGTGGGGCGGACGCTATTTCTCGCCGCCGTCGCGGTCACATTCACCGGAGTCGCAGTGACGGGTCCGGCCCCGGGGCCGGGCGCGCGCATCGCCGGCGCCGGCCTGCTCGGTCTCGCCCTCTGGATGGTTCGCTACGACGTCGCGCGCCGCACCGTGCGCATGCCGGGTCTGACGAGATATGTCGCCGCAGCACTACTTGCCGGCTACGCGTGGCTGGGCTTCGCCGGCGCGCTGTGGATTGCCGGCGGCACGAAGACGGCGCGGTTGTACGACGCGTCGCTGCACGCGATCTTCCTCGGCTTCATCATCTCGATGGTGTTCGGTCACGCGCCGATCATCTTGCCTGCCGTCTTGCGCATCGCGCTTCCGTATCGCACTCGCTTCTATGCGCACCTCGGGCTGCTGCACGCATCGCTCGCGGCGCGCGTAGCCGGAGACCTGCTTCCCAGCGGCGAAGTGCGGCGGTGGGGCGCACTTCTCGGAGTCGTGGCTATCCTTTTGTTCCTTGCAAACACCGCGACGGCGGTGCGTTCTACCTCCGCCAAGAGGAACCCTGATGCGTGATTTCCCGGCCACGCCGTTCGACCGCATACGCGGGACGCACTAAAGAGATGCGCGCCCGCAGCTTCACTCGGCACTACCACCTCGCCGGCCGGATCTGGATGACGGCGGCGCTTGCGTCGTTCCTTTTGCCCGCCGGCGCGCGCCTGGGAACGTGGCTTCCGATTCACCTTGCCGTCGCGGGAGCCGTCGCGGTCACGATCAGCGGCGCGATGCAGACGTTCGCCGCCGCGCTGACGGCGGCACCTTCTCCTCCACGCGCGCTTTCGGTCACGCAGTTCACACTGGTCAACACCGGCACGGCGCTCGTCGTCGTCGGCTACCCGACGCACCACCCGGGATTGGTAATCGCCGGAGGATCGTTGTTCGTCGCGGCAATGGTGCTGCTGGCCGTCACCCTGGCGCGCGCTTGGCGAATCGGCCTCAATCGCAGACATCCGGTGCCGGTAATGATGTATTCGGCCGCAGTCGCGTCCATCCTTGCGGGCGCAACTCTGGGCGCTCTGATCGGCGGCGGGATCGTGACCGATGGAGTGACCCGGCTCGCACTGCGCGAGACTCACATGGTCCTGAACGTCCTGGGCTTCGCGTCGCTCACTATTGCCGGAACGCTCATCACATTGTTGCCGACGGTGCTGCGCGTTCGCATGCCGGCCGCGCGCGCGGGTCAGATGGCGACCCTGCTGACCTCGGGTGTGGGCTTGCTCGCACTTGGCCTTGCTCTGCAGTTCGCCCCCATCGCGGCCGGTGGCGCGGTCTTGTTGGCGAGCGGCGCGCTGGGAGTTGCGTTTATGGCGGTGAAGACCGCACGCATCCCCCGGCGCTACTTCGTAGCCGTGTCGGCCAAGCACCTGATGTGCGCGATGACGTGGTTCGTCGCCGGAACGGTTGCGCTGGGCGTTGCGATGCTGCGCACACCGTCCACGGAATTCGACATCCTTCCCCCGGCACTGGCTGCATTCCACAGTTTTGGCCCCGTATACCTCGTCGTATTCGTCGGCGGATGGCTACTGCAGACGCTGCTCGGAGCGTGGCTCTACATCCTCCCCACCGGAATCCCCGGAGGGCCCGAAGACCGGCGGATCCTGCTCGCCGGCGTCGAGCACGGCGCGCGCCTGCAACTCGTCGCGATCAACGGCGGTCTGCTTCTTCTCGTACTCGGCGCGACCGGACGCTTTGACGCTCTGACGGCGCCGGGAGCGGCGCTCGCCTTAGCCGGAGGAGCTGTGGCTCTCTGCAAGGCGTGGACCTACCGCGCCCTCGTCAAGGTGCCCGGCACGCGCGCGCTCTCGGCGCGCCTGTGGAAGATCTGACCCGGCACGCTCTGCCGCGCGCGCCTCGCGACGTTCCGCCATCACAGCGGCACGCGGCGACAGAAGCCGCACCACAAGCAGGAACAGAATCGTCACAGAAGTCGTAATGCCGCCCCACTGAACGGCAAGGTTGCGCGCGTCTGATCCCGCCGTAACGAAGTGGACGCTGGACACGACGAACAACACGGCGGTCATCGCATGCACACGACGCCACCATCGCTTGGACATGCGGCTCATCACCAGCGAGGTGACCTCGATCACCACAAGAAAATACAGCGCGACGATCCCCCACGCGACCGGCCCCGGTCGCCAGCCGGACGCGAAGGGAACGAACAGTTCCGCGGGACCGAAATGCGCGTAGGTGTCGGCGACCAAAGCGAGCAAATGCACGCCGACGAAGACCACCGACAATCCGCCGAGAAAGCGATGCAGATCCGCCAGCCACGACGGCGCGGGACGACGGGCGAACAGCCGCGTAGACAGAACCAGCCCCCACACAGTCGCGGCCGACAACAGCGCCCAGGAAACGAGCCCCGCCGAACGCGCCACGTACCACCACAGGTGGGAGTTCATACGAGCACCGCCTCGATCCCCGGCGCGTGATGCACGACCCCCGCGTCGTCGACGACGAATCCGGTGGCACCGGCATCGGTCAACACTTTCGGCGCGCTTTGCACGCCGGACAAGAACGCGGCCTTGGCCAGAACTTCCGCGCGCCACCCGAGCGTCGTCACCACCGTGGCGGACGCGAGCCCCGATGTCGAAGGTTCACCCGCCGTGGGATCTATCAAATGATGGCGACGAATTCCGCCCCGCACCCACGAGCGACGCACCCGCGTCGACGTTGCGACGGCACCCTCGGTGATTCGCAGGCGCTGCGCCTCGCCCTCGAACGGGTGCTCGACACCGACGATCCATCCATCGTCGTCCGGCGCCTCGCCGAACACCCGCAAGTCGCCGCCGACGTTCACGCACGCGCCGCGCGCGCCTACTTCGATCAGTTCTCCCGCGATCAGGTCCGCGGCGTACCCCTTGGCGATCCCACCGGGATCGAACTCGACGCCGGCAGGCAGGTGGACGGTACCGGCTCCTTCGTCAATCTCTATTCCGGCGCACCCGGGTGCCGGGGAAGCAACAAACGGCGCTCCCTCGGCCGAGATCTCGTCGAAGTCCCTGTCGTATCCAACCAACTCCAGAGCATGCAGCACCGTCGGGTCGAACCTCCCGCCGGTCGATCGCCATCCGGCAACGCCCAAACGCACCAGCGCGCGCGTCGGTGCCGACACCGTCACGGCGCGCCCGGCCGACTCGTTCAGACGGGTGATCTCACTCGACGGACTGAAGCGGCTCCACAAGTGCTCCAGGTCGACCAAGCGGCGGCGCGCGCGCGCAAGCGCATCCTGCCCTGCACCGACGACCACTATGTGCGCCAGGGTGCCCATTGCCCGGACGCGAACCTCAACTGCCACGGCTCACCGTGTGAACGCGCCGCACGACTACCCGCCTCGGCGCCGGGCGTGAAGCCCGGCGCGCGACCCGACGCGTCGCCGGCGCGCGGCGCAAAGCCGGAGGACTCGCAGGCGCGCGCCGGCGCACAACGACCACCACAACCTGTTGCGCAGGTGGGGCAAGCGCAGCGGCGGTCGGCGCCGCCGGAGCAGGAACCGTCATCGTCATTCCGGCGATCATCGCAAGCCCTGCCGACAGGCTCAACCCCAACGCCAGGATCCGTCCGGCGGCGGCCGGGTGATGGTTAGTCATCGTCGTCCGGCTCATCTTCGTGCTCGTCCGGGCTCTCATGCTCGCGCTCGTCGTCGGGCTCATCGTCATCATCATCGACCGTGCGCGGACTCGCCGTGCTCGTCTCGTCCACAAACACAGTCTCGACCGGGGTCGGTTCGACGCTCCCCGCCTCGGCTGTCTCCGCGACCGGGACGGGTGCCGGAGTCTCATCGACAAACACCGTCACGACTTTCGGCGAGGGCGTCGCGTCGGCTGGATTCAACTGCCCGACGGGTTCCCGCCCAAACCCGAGGAGCCCGAGATTCGCCCCGATCGCAAGCGCGCCGGCGATCACCGTCAGCGACACCGCGGTTCCTGCCGCAACTGCCGTCTTTCTCTTCATCACAACCTCCCGTTTCTCCATCGTCACGAACACCCACGACGCTAACGCCAGCATCGCCAACTCCTCGCCAGGCGATGTCAAAGATTTGGCAAAGACTCGGCAAGCATCCATACGACATGCGACGATGCGGTCATGCGGGTGTTGCTGGTCGAAGACGATGCGTCCATCGCCGAGCCCCTGCGACGCGGCCTCGAACGAGAGGGATTCGAGGTT
This window of the Actinomycetota bacterium genome carries:
- a CDS encoding response regulator transcription factor produces the protein MGSATVLVVDDERKIRDIVRSYLEREGYAVLLAETGARALETAMRSMPDLVILDLMLPDLSGEEIARSLRQMSAVPIIMLTAKAGEDDRVAGLRLGADDYLTKPFSPRELVARVEAVLRRASVARPAERLRFDEGKLSIDCDTREVEVGGELVQLTRSEFDLLLALASRPGRVFSRHELIARVQGYDHDGYERTIDVHVGNLRKKLGDNPRSPRYIVTLTGVGYKLGVKADA
- a CDS encoding FAD:protein FMN transferase, producing the protein MAVEVRVRAMGTLAHIVVVGAGQDALARARRRLVDLEHLWSRFSPSSEITRLNESAGRAVTVSAPTRALVRLGVAGWRSTGGRFDPTVLHALELVGYDRDFDEISAEGAPFVASPAPGCAGIEIDEGAGTVHLPAGVEFDPGGIAKGYAADLIAGELIEVGARGACVNVGGDLRVFGEAPDDDGWIVGVEHPFEGEAQRLRITEGAVATSTRVRRSWVRGGIRRHHLIDPTAGEPSTSGLASATVVTTLGWRAEVLAKAAFLSGVQSAPKVLTDAGATGFVVDDAGVVHHAPGIEAVLV
- a CDS encoding helix-turn-helix domain-containing protein; translated protein: MASKKQYLEPTTAAHRALAHASRVRILRALRTADHPMDAREVAEEVGLHHNTVRAHLDVLVDVELVEKTPEERDVPGRPRMVYQAVPEEIPIGSRGEYRLLAEILASYLRSIVTNPAAAAEEAGRAWGGYLTERPAPFQQVTAPEAIGRVAKMFIDLGFEPEIRESGDHKTILLHRCPFRDVAHSNPEVVCSIHLGLLRGLLEQVGAPIWVTDVQPFVKPSLCLVHLGERERKPGA
- a CDS encoding metal-sulfur cluster assembly factor — protein: MLDKLREVIDPEIGVNIVDLGLVYECEADKGHAVVTMTLTTAACPMGPYLLDTVEGVLLRQPGIESAEVRVVWDPPWTPSMMSDAARAQLGWNG
- a CDS encoding ferric reductase-like transmembrane domain-containing protein, with translation MNSHLWWYVARSAGLVSWALLSAATVWGLVLSTRLFARRPAPSWLADLHRFLGGLSVVFVGVHLLALVADTYAHFGPAELFVPFASGWRPGPVAWGIVALYFLVVIEVTSLVMSRMSKRWWRRVHAMTAVLFVVSSVHFVTAGSDARNLAVQWGGITTSVTILFLLVVRLLSPRAAVMAERREARAAERAGSDLPQARRERARAGHLDEGAVGPRLAESHSSSG
- a CDS encoding hemerythrin domain-containing protein; this translates as MSEGIVGRGADLAEYRSEGFTPKLLYATEHFKVVLAAFEPGQQIPLHEPRVDLALTVLEGTGDVLVGDKIHHVRAGDVVVAPAGVKRGVRAREGRLVVLHVVSPPPTEADHARVVGGEPWPYVAEHSAGHRLGEAVHAEHEHLHGEIEALGALSRDIPSLDDRELGARLNAAVSFLRGGLLPHARAEEELLYPAVEKVLRAVGGATRTMQIDHRAITERIDRLAALAAEAPSPAVREEAARALIGLEALLGVHFVKEEEVYVPLLDRLGDEEAAALAEALLGPDGSGHHAH